The Pecten maximus chromosome 12, xPecMax1.1, whole genome shotgun sequence genome includes a region encoding these proteins:
- the LOC117339168 gene encoding uncharacterized protein LOC117339168 isoform X1, protein MAEADPRPEYRCLICTSLYKEPRLLPCGHTFCCRCLTSYIEAENVTADKDRHFFPCPVCEAPITPDDVNTAVSTWATCFPENNFLVAPTAQSSDVHFCAPCQRGQESIPAEVTCTDCDEKLCKRCRIHHERSKASADHRLVSISGNVWQLCDEKVYEICHKHSGKPLDVYCVDHSAMCCSICVSVSHRQCNNVKPMEDVIKKTMAKQSLGEREWRELTEETKKMLDEDDLGITTLNAKEREVSAEMTDRIQKAKDKLDSLNARFQSDLADKCRTYRQQLSSRRKNVNTFNINAENSHLLMSRSDQQLSERHRFFVREQTKHQISGHYRRMDQNTKKEPNTFDITLKLETTIDEIMKMTTPGNVDVTSTLSPVSQNANDRIHSLIGTLLSTLSATTFDDSTSTSDLMGSLQHLTVQTTPVTTAVDVWTGSVSCVHTVNTSTLRGMNTPWLMGGIFTDNNELVITDYHNRRLLLFDDKYSDTREYKINGYPTYIARGRTADEIFVAVDQKQILRCTLQNGQLSMINTISSLLSTFGIAVLGDNILVGTPDSVKVMSIDGKVTKSIKKGGDYTYIAVSTSKSTVYHTDNNDVVCRRLDSDAVVYRYRDPGLRDPVGIGLDRDNNVYVCGHMSNNIYLVSPDGSRGRVLLSELSGITMPYCIVVHPTKQEFVVTSHRESTALEVYKFSDNSI, encoded by the coding sequence ATGGCAGAAGCGGACCCGAGACCGGAATACAGATGTTTGATTTGTACGTCACTCTACAAAGAACCGAGGCTGCTCCCTTGTGGTCATACTTTCTGCTGTCGATGTCTGACGTCATACATCGAAGCTGAAAACGTCACAGCGGACAAGGACCGTCACTTCTTCCCTTGTCCTGTCTGTGAGGCGCCAATCACTcctgatgacgtcaatacagcCGTAAGTACATGGGCGACATGTTTTCCAGAAAATAATTTCCTTGTTGCCCCTACAGCCCAGTCGTCTGATGTCCATTTCTGTGCCCCTTGCCAACGAGGACAAGAATCGATCCCTGCTGAGGTCACGTGTACCGACTGTGATGAGAAGCTCTGTAAACGGTGCCGAATTCATCATGAACGGAGCAAGGCATCAGCTGATCATCGACTTGTCTCCATATCTGGGAATGTTTGGCAACTTTGTGATGAAAAAGTGTACGAAATCTGTCATAAACATAGTGGAAAACCCCTGGACGTGTACTGTGTAGACCACAGCGCTATGTGTTGTAGTATCTGTGTGTCGGTGTCACACAGGCAATGTAACAATGTTAAACCAATGGAGGATGTGATCAAGAAGACAATGGCTAAACAGAGTCTCGGCGAGAGAGAATGGAGGGAGCTAACAGAGGAAACAAAGAAGATGTTAGATGAAGACGATTTAGGGATAACAACGCTAAACGCAAAAGAAAGGGAAGTTTCTGCGGAAATGACGGACAGGATACAGAAAGCTAAAGACAAGCTCGATAGCCTCAACGCAAGATTTCAATCTGACCTCGCGGATAAATGCAGAACATACAGACAACAGCTATCGTCTCGACGGAAGAATGTCAACACATTCAACATCAACGCGGAAAATTCACATCTACTGATGTCACGTTCAGATCAACAGTTATCAGAGCGTCACCGATTTTTCGTGAGAgaacaaacaaaacatcagaTATCGGGACATTACCGGCGTATGGATCAAAACACAAAGAAAGAACCAAATACGTTTGACATCACACTGAAGCTAGAGACAACGATTGATGAAATCATGAAAATGACAACCCCGGGAAATGTTGACGTCACCTCGACCCTTTCACCGGTGTCGCAGAATGCAAATGACCGTATACATTCTTTGATTGGAACTTTGCTTTCGACGCTTTCCGCTACAACATTTGATGACTCGACTTCGACTTCTGACTTAATGGGTTCTCTGCAGCATCTGACAGTCCAGACTACTCCAGTAACGACCGCGGTGGATGTATGGACCGGGTCGGTATCTTGTGTACATACGGTTAACACCAGCACACTTAGAGGAATGAACACGCCTTGGTTGATGGGAGGAATCTTTACTGACAACAATGAATTAGTTATCACAGATTACCATAACCGTAGACTCCTACTGTTTGATGATAAATATTCCGACACGAGAGAATATAAAATTAACGGTTACCCTACATATATAGCACGTGGACGTACTGCTGATGAGATATTTGTGGCTGTAGACCAGAAACAGATACTGAGATGTACACTACAGAATGGTCAGCTGTCCATGATCAACACGATCAGTAGTCTCCTTAGTACCTTTGGTATAGCAGTACTCGGGGACAATATCCTGGTCGGTACTCCAGATAGTGTGAAGGTTATGTCTATCGATGGGAAGGTCACCAAGTCAATAAAGAAGGGAGGAGATTACACATACATCGCAGTATCTACATCTAAGTCCACTGTATACCACACAgataacaatgacgtagtgtgTAGACGACTAGACAGTGACGCAGTAGTCTACAGGTACAGGGATCCTGGTCTGAGAGATCCTGTAGGTATTGGACTGGACCGAGATAACaatgtgtatgtttgtggtCACATGTCCAATAACATTTACCTCGTTTCACCTGACGGGTCACGTGGGAGGGTACTACTGTCCGAGCTGTCCGGTATCACAATGCCATACTGTATAGTGGTCCATCCAACTAAACAGGAGTTCGTGGTTACTTCTCACAGGGAATCTACTGCACTCGAGGTCTACAAATTCAGTGACAACAGCATATAA